In one window of Mucilaginibacter auburnensis DNA:
- a CDS encoding 2-oxoglutarate dehydrogenase E1 component has translation MNSLNYINQGNAAFIDSLYENYQQDPQSVDFGWQKFFEGFDFGRNSEAPAAATASAETPQHILKEINVLNMIDGYRGRGHLFAKTNPVRERRKYFPGKELETFGLSEADLDTVFNAGVEVKLGPAKLRDILQMLEETYCGAIGVEYKYIRHPVKVKWFEDRMESIRNKPSFDKEDKKLMLKKVSEAVIFENFLGTKFLGQKRFSLEGAEALIPALDSVIQKGATIGIKEFIIGMAHRGRLNVLANIMKKSYKEIFSEFEGKNYDMDSPFGGDVKYHLGYSTDVDAENGNKVHLSLCPNPSHLEAVDPVVEGITRSKIDFKYGGDHTQIAPILIHGDASVAGQGIVYEVLQMEKLDGYRTGGTIHLVINNQIGFTTNFKDARSSTYCTDIAKTVQSPVFHVNGDDVEALAYVINMAMEYRQIFHEDVFIDILCYRRYGHNEADEPKFTQPVLYKAIDAHPNPRQVYLSKLLAEGSIDDATVKQMEKEFRDLLQGMLDEVKAETRVNQSVEMFAGAWQGLHLAEDEEVIQSTDTTVPKEKLLEIGKKLTELPKDREFFKKIEKLFEDRAKMVNETQTFDWAMGELMAYGSLLSEGRRVRLSGEDVKRGTFSHRHAVITLPDTEEEYTPLSKLDENNRFHIYNSLLSEYGVLGFEYGYALANPHALTIWEAQFGDFFNGAQTIVDQYIVSAETKWQRGNGLVMLLPHGYEGQGPEHSSARIERFMELCADNNIQVANCSTPANFFHILRRQLYRNFRKPLVVFTPKSLLRNPKCVSPLADFTDAGFREVIDDNFADKKKVKRVLFCSGKIYYDLLEKQQADNRKDVAIVRLEQLYPTPVEQLAKIRESYSKAEDFIWVQEEPENSGAWPYLWRKSRTEDALKFDDVIARLEASSPAAGYSKQHAVQQLQIVSKAFESPAGKKVKKVVKETTQKMAVAGAD, from the coding sequence ATGAATAGCCTCAATTATATTAATCAAGGAAACGCAGCATTTATAGATTCTTTATACGAAAATTACCAACAAGACCCGCAATCGGTTGATTTTGGATGGCAAAAGTTTTTTGAAGGATTTGATTTCGGAAGAAATTCTGAAGCTCCGGCAGCAGCAACTGCAAGTGCAGAAACACCTCAGCACATTTTAAAGGAAATTAACGTACTCAACATGATAGACGGCTATCGCGGCCGCGGGCACCTGTTTGCAAAAACAAACCCCGTACGCGAGCGTCGTAAGTACTTTCCGGGTAAAGAGCTGGAAACTTTTGGTTTAAGCGAAGCCGACCTGGATACCGTATTTAATGCCGGTGTTGAGGTAAAGTTGGGCCCTGCCAAACTGCGCGATATTTTGCAAATGCTGGAAGAAACCTATTGCGGTGCAATAGGCGTTGAGTATAAATACATCCGTCATCCCGTTAAAGTAAAATGGTTTGAAGACCGGATGGAAAGCATTCGCAACAAACCATCATTTGATAAAGAAGATAAAAAGCTGATGCTTAAAAAAGTAAGCGAGGCTGTAATATTTGAGAACTTTTTGGGTACCAAGTTTTTGGGACAAAAACGTTTCTCATTAGAAGGTGCCGAAGCGTTGATACCTGCGCTGGATTCTGTTATTCAGAAGGGTGCAACCATCGGTATCAAAGAGTTCATTATTGGTATGGCTCACCGCGGTCGTTTGAACGTGTTGGCCAATATCATGAAGAAAAGCTATAAAGAGATCTTCTCTGAATTTGAAGGCAAAAACTATGATATGGATTCGCCTTTTGGCGGCGACGTTAAGTACCACTTAGGTTACTCAACCGACGTTGACGCTGAAAATGGTAACAAGGTTCACTTGAGCCTTTGCCCTAACCCTTCACACCTTGAGGCTGTTGACCCGGTTGTTGAAGGTATTACCCGCTCAAAAATCGACTTTAAATATGGTGGTGATCATACCCAGATAGCACCTATATTGATCCATGGTGATGCATCAGTTGCAGGCCAGGGTATTGTTTATGAAGTATTACAAATGGAGAAACTGGATGGCTACCGTACAGGTGGTACTATTCACCTGGTTATTAACAACCAGATAGGTTTCACCACTAACTTTAAAGACGCGCGTTCAAGTACTTATTGTACTGATATTGCTAAAACAGTTCAATCGCCTGTTTTCCACGTAAATGGTGATGATGTTGAGGCTTTAGCATACGTAATTAACATGGCTATGGAGTACCGTCAGATATTCCACGAGGATGTGTTCATTGATATATTATGCTACCGTCGTTACGGTCACAATGAGGCGGATGAGCCTAAATTCACCCAGCCAGTATTGTATAAAGCTATAGACGCACATCCAAACCCACGTCAGGTATACTTATCAAAACTATTAGCCGAAGGCAGCATTGATGATGCTACGGTTAAACAGATGGAGAAAGAGTTCAGAGACCTTTTGCAAGGAATGCTGGATGAGGTGAAAGCCGAAACTCGCGTTAACCAATCTGTTGAAATGTTTGCCGGTGCATGGCAGGGCTTACACTTGGCAGAAGACGAAGAGGTGATCCAGTCAACTGACACAACTGTTCCAAAAGAGAAATTATTAGAGATTGGTAAAAAGTTAACCGAATTGCCTAAAGACAGAGAGTTTTTCAAAAAGATTGAAAAACTGTTTGAGGACCGTGCCAAAATGGTTAACGAAACCCAAACCTTTGACTGGGCCATGGGCGAGTTAATGGCTTATGGTAGTTTGTTAAGCGAAGGACGCAGAGTTCGTTTAAGTGGTGAAGACGTTAAACGTGGTACTTTCTCTCACCGTCACGCGGTTATAACGCTACCTGATACTGAGGAGGAATACACACCGCTTTCAAAATTAGATGAGAACAACCGTTTCCATATATATAATTCATTACTATCTGAGTATGGCGTTTTAGGTTTTGAATACGGCTACGCTTTAGCTAACCCCCATGCCTTAACTATCTGGGAAGCTCAGTTTGGCGACTTCTTTAACGGTGCGCAAACTATAGTTGACCAATACATTGTAAGCGCCGAAACCAAATGGCAGCGTGGTAATGGTTTGGTAATGTTGTTGCCGCACGGTTATGAAGGCCAGGGTCCGGAACACTCATCAGCACGTATTGAGCGCTTTATGGAGCTTTGTGCAGATAATAATATTCAGGTGGCTAACTGCTCTACGCCTGCTAACTTCTTCCACATATTACGCCGTCAGTTATACCGTAACTTCCGTAAACCGTTGGTAGTTTTTACACCTAAGAGCTTGTTGCGTAACCCTAAATGTGTATCGCCATTGGCTGACTTTACAGATGCCGGTTTCCGTGAGGTAATTGATGATAACTTTGCAGATAAGAAAAAAGTTAAACGCGTGTTGTTCTGCTCAGGCAAGATCTACTATGATCTGTTAGAGAAACAACAGGCAGATAACCGTAAAGACGTAGCCATCGTTCGTTTAGAGCAACTGTATCCAACTCCGGTTGAGCAATTAGCTAAGATACGCGAATCATACAGCAAAGCTGAAGATTTTATCTGGGTACAGGAAGAACCTGAAAACAGCGGAGCATGGCCATACTTATGGCGTAAATCTCGTACTGAGGATGCTTTGAAATTTGATGATGTTATAGCACGTTTAGAAGCCAGCAGCCCTGCTGCCGGTTACTCAAAACAACATGCTGTACAGCAATTGCAAATAGTTTCAAAAGCGTTTGAATCTCCTGCGGGTAAAAAGGTTAAAAAAGTAGTTAAAGAAACTACGCAAAAAATGGCCGTAGCCGGAGCAGATTAA
- a CDS encoding DASH family cryptochrome yields the protein MSDRTILVWFRNDLRIHDNEILLEAVRKADKVLPVYCFDPFYFTKNASGAPKTGSLRAKFLLESVADLRNNLRLLNSELIVRIGAPAEILPQLCLEYGVNEVYHHREVAHEETDISEQVEAALWKIKLNLKHFIGHTLYHKEDLPFPIKDIPDSFAVFRKKTERESTVRPVLDTPVTINTPTITDAGEMPNLSDLGLDQPVDDQRTSTKFIGGETSGLVKLEQYLASPEALLAAKGGRNVQSSKLSPWLSLGCLSMRQVYWAAKQQHTDALEMELLWRDYFRFMFKKHGTKYFKAGDSSVENDITDELFDKWKNGHTSVPFIDASMHKLNATGFISNFSRQMVASYLVNELEVDWRRGAAYFEEKLIDYSPASNWGNWGYVAGIGRSTRDDRYFNSVKNHADLATDGDFITKWLPEASADSSSLAAAI from the coding sequence ATGAGCGATAGAACAATATTGGTTTGGTTCCGAAATGATTTGCGTATCCACGACAATGAGATATTGTTGGAGGCGGTGCGTAAAGCAGATAAGGTGCTGCCGGTGTATTGTTTTGATCCGTTTTACTTTACTAAAAACGCTTCAGGCGCGCCCAAAACAGGAAGTTTAAGAGCTAAGTTTCTTTTAGAATCTGTTGCTGATCTGCGCAATAATCTGCGTTTGTTAAACAGCGAATTGATAGTTCGCATAGGCGCTCCTGCCGAAATTTTACCGCAGTTATGTTTGGAATATGGTGTTAACGAGGTTTATCACCACCGCGAAGTAGCACATGAGGAAACCGACATTTCTGAACAGGTTGAGGCCGCGCTTTGGAAGATCAAACTAAATCTTAAACACTTTATAGGCCACACGCTCTATCATAAGGAAGATCTTCCCTTTCCTATAAAAGATATTCCGGATAGCTTTGCTGTCTTCCGCAAAAAAACAGAACGGGAAAGTACTGTCAGGCCGGTGTTGGATACACCCGTGACGATTAACACGCCAACTATAACTGATGCCGGCGAAATGCCAAACTTAAGCGATTTGGGTTTAGATCAACCGGTGGACGACCAGCGGACAAGTACTAAATTTATAGGCGGAGAAACCAGTGGCCTTGTAAAATTGGAGCAATACCTTGCTTCTCCCGAAGCTTTACTGGCGGCAAAAGGCGGGCGTAATGTGCAATCATCTAAATTGTCGCCTTGGCTATCGTTAGGGTGTCTTTCTATGCGGCAGGTTTATTGGGCGGCTAAGCAACAACACACTGATGCATTAGAGATGGAACTGCTTTGGCGGGATTATTTCAGGTTCATGTTTAAAAAACACGGTACAAAATATTTTAAAGCGGGCGATAGCTCAGTGGAGAACGACATTACCGATGAGCTTTTTGATAAATGGAAAAACGGCCATACCAGCGTTCCGTTTATTGACGCCAGCATGCATAAGCTTAACGCCACAGGCTTTATCAGTAATTTCAGCAGGCAAATGGTAGCATCTTACCTGGTTAATGAACTGGAGGTTGACTGGCGCCGTGGTGCTGCCTATTTTGAAGAGAAACTTATCGACTATTCGCCGGCAAGTAATTGGGGCAACTGGGGCTACGTTGCAGGAATTGGCCGCAGCACGCGCGATGATCGTTACTTTAATAGCGTTAAAAACCATGCTGACCTGGCTACCGACGGGGATTTCATTACCAAATGGCTACCTGAAGCTTCGGCAGATAGCTCTTCGTTAGCAGCTGCGATTTAG
- a CDS encoding Dabb family protein: MITDAFVHNVFFWLKNPADTATFVEGVKGLANIKHLRDVHVGVPVPSDKPIIESSYHVSLLTIFNSVEDHDLYQVDPIHEDFLANYVKQYVERVMVTDSVDA, encoded by the coding sequence ATGATAACAGACGCTTTTGTACATAACGTATTTTTCTGGTTGAAAAATCCTGCTGATACCGCCACTTTTGTTGAAGGCGTGAAAGGCCTGGCCAATATTAAACACCTGCGCGATGTGCATGTGGGTGTACCTGTTCCAAGCGACAAGCCTATTATAGAAAGCTCCTACCATGTATCGTTATTGACGATATTTAACAGTGTGGAAGATCACGACCTGTACCAGGTTGACCCTATACATGAAGACTTTTTAGCCAACTACGTTAAACAATATGTTGAACGTGTAATGGTGACGGATAGCGTGGATGCGTAA
- a CDS encoding FAD-dependent oxidoreductase, which translates to MVKKLLVALLVFLGGAAHAETIKTDVVVIGNGTAAIAAAIQSGRSNVKTLLLLNGPWLEELSLQKMTALNDPTYAPSGIWEELDKELRQFYKKTSGYDTLAKALMFEPYAAAGALKRMADSTKQLTAKLNVIYNSIEKDGTGWKLEVMIKGEKVTIKAKVLIDGTEDGEMIKKAGATLPPDIITWLSKGAADLYRTSIASGTYLTADKQGAINYPGGAVYYIPLSAVTIKGVDNLLTINKTLFPNGAYNLTAKIAVGQGVGATAAYCAFFKTTTQKLDPRVIQIEILDFKSSLLYFTDVDRKDPYYRAVQQIAATGLLKGYYIVPDSENPNGDFHFMPELEVRTAEIKPILTEIYSRVFLWMNREKPGEQFTVGNLLSLISEITLAEPADFKLKVQKAWKTEYKFKSDFDLNKPVTRREFAILANQYLSPFARKVDINGKVLN; encoded by the coding sequence ATGGTAAAAAAGTTACTTGTAGCACTATTGGTTTTTTTGGGAGGTGCTGCCCATGCCGAAACCATAAAAACCGATGTTGTAGTTATAGGTAATGGTACTGCCGCCATAGCAGCCGCCATACAAAGCGGCCGCAGTAACGTTAAAACCCTATTATTGTTAAATGGACCGTGGCTTGAAGAATTATCCCTTCAGAAAATGACCGCCCTCAACGATCCCACTTACGCTCCGTCTGGTATTTGGGAGGAACTGGATAAAGAGCTGCGCCAGTTCTATAAAAAAACATCGGGTTATGATACGCTTGCAAAAGCATTGATGTTTGAACCTTATGCGGCGGCCGGCGCGCTAAAACGCATGGCCGATTCAACTAAGCAGCTAACCGCTAAACTCAATGTTATTTATAACTCAATTGAGAAAGATGGCACCGGCTGGAAACTGGAGGTGATGATAAAAGGGGAGAAAGTAACCATTAAGGCTAAGGTGCTGATTGATGGCACCGAAGATGGCGAGATGATAAAAAAAGCCGGCGCAACACTGCCCCCAGATATTATAACCTGGTTAAGCAAAGGCGCTGCCGACTTGTACCGCACCTCAATAGCTTCGGGTACTTACCTCACCGCTGATAAACAAGGCGCTATTAATTATCCCGGCGGAGCCGTTTATTATATTCCGTTGAGCGCGGTTACCATAAAAGGTGTTGACAATTTGCTAACCATTAATAAAACACTTTTTCCGAACGGTGCTTATAATCTTACAGCCAAAATAGCAGTAGGGCAGGGAGTAGGAGCAACAGCAGCATACTGCGCCTTTTTTAAAACAACCACGCAAAAGTTAGACCCGAGGGTTATCCAAATTGAAATATTGGATTTTAAATCGTCGCTATTGTATTTTACCGATGTGGATAGAAAGGACCCTTATTACCGCGCCGTTCAACAAATTGCAGCAACTGGTTTATTAAAAGGATACTACATCGTACCTGACTCAGAAAATCCAAACGGCGACTTTCATTTTATGCCGGAATTAGAGGTAAGGACTGCGGAGATAAAACCAATTTTAACCGAGATTTACTCACGGGTGTTTTTGTGGATGAACAGGGAAAAACCCGGTGAACAATTTACAGTTGGTAATTTGCTATCACTGATAAGTGAAATAACATTAGCAGAACCAGCCGACTTTAAACTGAAAGTTCAAAAGGCTTGGAAAACTGAATATAAGTTTAAGTCGGATTTTGACCTGAATAAACCTGTCACCCGTCGTGAGTTTGCCATACTGGCCAACCAGTATCTTAGTCCCTTTGCCCGCAAGGTAGACATTAACGGGAAGGTGCTTAATTAA
- a CDS encoding YfiT family bacillithiol transferase → MTEEQLRYPIGNFIVPETYTKENIAQWKADIKELPILIKNAVSNLTDVELETPYRPGGWTIRQVVHHLADSHTNSILRFKWAMTEENPTIKAYHEDLWAELADYKLPLAPSLNMLDGIHARLIALFDSFTDADWDRTFIHPQTGATISLKRNLALYSWHGRHHLAHIEQAKANINA, encoded by the coding sequence ATGACCGAAGAACAACTACGCTATCCGATAGGAAATTTTATAGTACCAGAAACTTATACCAAAGAAAATATCGCGCAATGGAAAGCCGATATTAAGGAATTGCCGATACTGATCAAAAACGCCGTGAGCAACCTGACTGACGTGGAGTTAGAAACGCCTTACCGTCCCGGCGGCTGGACCATACGGCAGGTTGTTCATCACCTTGCTGATAGCCACACTAATTCTATTCTTCGTTTCAAGTGGGCAATGACTGAAGAAAATCCCACCATCAAAGCATATCATGAAGATCTTTGGGCGGAGTTGGCAGATTACAAGTTACCGTTAGCACCTTCGTTAAACATGCTGGATGGTATACACGCGCGCTTAATAGCATTGTTTGATAGCTTTACTGATGCCGATTGGGATCGTACGTTCATCCATCCGCAAACGGGCGCTACCATATCGTTGAAAAGAAACTTAGCATTATACTCCTGGCATGGCCGCCATCATTTGGCGCATATTGAGCAAGCTAAAGCCAATATAAATGCTTAA
- a CDS encoding metallophosphoesterase family protein has translation MNSRRKFIQTGMALGGLSLLPSIDLFAGEKKLLVKPAADLKLRFVVASDGHYAQPGTDGDKFYGDLITWLKKEHKDNHLDMVIINGDLVHDRPDLLPKLKKTYLDKLPVPCYAVPGNHDHVDAAMWKAIFGYEDNFIVDKGDVGFVLANTTDKTGKYVCPDDAFLKRSLDAFKNKPVVFVVLHVPPHLWLPEEKGNFIECPEIIELLHSYPNVKAVLHGHDHSLDVIRYTGKLPHIFDAHFGGNWGTAYKGYRIFEIGKDNSINTYQVNASQNPVINSAKF, from the coding sequence ATGAACAGTCGCAGAAAATTTATACAAACAGGCATGGCCCTTGGAGGCCTGAGCCTGCTGCCATCAATTGATTTATTTGCAGGAGAGAAAAAACTGCTTGTAAAGCCCGCCGCCGACCTCAAACTGCGTTTCGTGGTAGCATCCGACGGTCACTACGCTCAGCCAGGCACCGACGGCGATAAATTTTACGGCGATCTCATCACCTGGTTAAAAAAAGAGCATAAGGATAACCATTTGGACATGGTGATCATTAATGGCGACCTGGTACATGACCGCCCCGACCTGCTACCAAAGCTAAAAAAAACTTACCTTGACAAACTGCCTGTACCTTGCTATGCTGTACCTGGTAACCACGACCACGTAGACGCCGCCATGTGGAAAGCGATATTTGGCTACGAGGACAATTTTATTGTTGATAAAGGCGATGTAGGCTTTGTGTTGGCAAACACTACAGACAAAACAGGCAAATACGTTTGCCCGGATGACGCCTTTTTAAAACGCTCTTTAGATGCGTTTAAGAATAAACCCGTGGTTTTTGTAGTGCTACATGTTCCGCCGCACCTGTGGCTGCCCGAGGAGAAAGGTAATTTTATTGAGTGCCCGGAAATCATTGAGTTGCTCCACAGCTACCCAAATGTAAAGGCTGTACTGCATGGACATGACCACTCCTTAGATGTTATTCGTTATACCGGCAAACTGCCGCATATTTTCGATGCCCACTTTGGCGGTAACTGGGGGACAGCTTATAAAGGGTACAGAATTTTTGAAATAGGTAAGGATAACTCTATTAACACGTATCAGGTTAATGCAAGCCAAAATCCCGTTATTAATAGCGCAAAGTTTTAA
- a CDS encoding glycoside hydrolase family 3 C-terminal domain-containing protein, with the protein MKFRFRQLLVALLLLPAVVSAQAVKYPYQNTKLTFKTRVADLVKRMTLEEKVSQMLNSSPAIPRLGIPAYDWWNEVLHGVARTPYKVTVYPQAIAMAATFDRSSLFTMADYSALEGRAVHNKAVQQGRANERYMGLTYWTPNINIFRDPRWGRGQETYGEDPYLTAIMGNSFVRGLQGDDPKYLKAAACAKHYAVHSGPEPLRHVFNTDVSNYDLWDTYLPAFKKLVTESNVEGVMCAYNAFRTQPCCGSDVLMVDILRNQWGFKGYVTSDCWGIDDFFKNHKTHTNAETASADAVLHGTDVECGTDAYLSLVAAVKNGRLSEKDIDASVTRLFMTRFKLGMFDPVSMVKYAQTPASVLESAEHKAHALKMARQSITMLKNQGNTLPLKKTIKKIAVIGPNADNGIAILGNYNGTPTDRVTVLQGIKAKLPNAEIIYEKAINFTNDTLLDYRDVSGQYSIDGHPGFKAEYFNNVELKGTPVVKTEAEVNHFWQEGEAIGNGIKATNFSARYSTNYKAGNEGFITFEIDGDDGWRFLVDGKEVLNIWTRNRWGAQQYKLVTEPGKSYKLELEYWQGDGKANIRMSAGTYKKTDFAALTERIKDADAIVYVGGISPQLEGEEMKVPYPGFDGGDRTSIMLPKVQTELMKAFKGTGKPVVFVMMTGSAVAIPWEAENVPAIVNAWYAGQSAGTAVADVLFGDYNPAGRLPVTFYKGDSDLPDFNDYTMTNRTYRYFTGTPLYGFGYGLSYTTFKYDAVTAPSIVKKGNKMVVTVTVTNTGKMAGEEVAQLYLTYNNNAQKTPIKALKGFNRISLKAGERKMVTFTVSPSDLSLPDANGKITPLKGKFTVSVGGSQPDEKNVTTGNIVKKTVTMM; encoded by the coding sequence ATGAAATTCCGTTTTAGGCAATTGTTAGTTGCATTATTGTTACTGCCGGCTGTGGTTAGCGCACAGGCGGTAAAGTACCCTTACCAAAACACTAAACTTACCTTTAAAACGCGTGTTGCCGATCTGGTAAAACGCATGACGCTGGAAGAAAAAGTTAGCCAGATGTTAAACTCATCACCGGCTATACCACGCCTGGGCATACCTGCTTATGACTGGTGGAATGAGGTGCTGCACGGTGTTGCACGTACGCCTTATAAAGTAACTGTGTATCCGCAGGCCATAGCTATGGCTGCCACTTTTGACCGTAGCTCACTATTCACTATGGCAGATTATTCTGCTTTAGAGGGTAGAGCGGTGCATAATAAAGCTGTACAACAAGGCCGCGCCAATGAGCGTTATATGGGCCTAACATACTGGACACCTAACATCAACATTTTCCGCGATCCGCGTTGGGGCCGTGGCCAGGAAACTTACGGTGAAGACCCTTACTTAACCGCCATTATGGGTAATAGCTTTGTACGTGGTTTGCAAGGTGATGATCCTAAATATTTAAAAGCTGCTGCCTGCGCCAAGCACTATGCCGTGCATAGCGGTCCAGAGCCTTTAAGACACGTATTTAATACCGATGTAAGCAACTACGACCTGTGGGATACTTACCTGCCTGCCTTTAAAAAACTGGTTACCGAAAGTAATGTTGAAGGCGTAATGTGTGCTTACAATGCTTTCCGCACCCAACCATGCTGCGGCAGCGACGTGTTGATGGTTGATATTTTACGTAACCAGTGGGGCTTTAAAGGTTACGTTACTTCAGATTGCTGGGGTATTGATGACTTCTTTAAAAATCACAAAACCCACACTAATGCCGAAACTGCGTCTGCTGATGCTGTATTGCACGGTACAGACGTAGAGTGCGGAACTGACGCTTATTTATCATTAGTAGCAGCAGTTAAAAATGGCCGTTTGTCTGAAAAAGACATTGACGCTTCTGTAACACGCTTATTCATGACGCGTTTTAAACTGGGCATGTTTGATCCGGTTTCGATGGTGAAATATGCGCAAACTCCTGCATCAGTATTAGAAAGTGCAGAGCACAAAGCGCATGCTTTGAAAATGGCGCGCCAGTCAATCACCATGTTGAAGAATCAAGGAAATACTCTTCCCCTTAAAAAAACTATAAAAAAGATAGCCGTAATTGGCCCCAATGCTGATAATGGCATTGCTATTTTAGGTAACTACAATGGTACGCCAACGGATAGGGTAACTGTATTGCAAGGTATTAAAGCAAAATTGCCTAATGCCGAAATTATCTATGAGAAAGCCATCAACTTTACCAATGATACCTTATTGGATTACCGCGATGTGAGCGGCCAGTACAGCATTGACGGTCACCCTGGTTTTAAAGCCGAATACTTCAATAATGTTGAGTTAAAAGGTACCCCGGTTGTGAAAACAGAAGCTGAAGTAAACCATTTCTGGCAAGAGGGCGAAGCTATTGGCAACGGCATTAAAGCCACCAACTTCTCTGCACGTTACTCTACCAATTACAAAGCAGGTAACGAAGGCTTCATTACTTTTGAAATTGATGGCGATGATGGCTGGCGCTTTTTGGTTGACGGTAAAGAGGTGTTAAACATCTGGACCCGTAACCGTTGGGGTGCGCAGCAGTATAAACTGGTTACTGAGCCTGGCAAAAGCTATAAATTAGAATTAGAGTATTGGCAAGGTGATGGCAAGGCCAACATCCGCATGAGTGCAGGTACTTACAAAAAAACCGACTTTGCTGCATTGACCGAGCGTATCAAAGATGCTGATGCTATTGTTTACGTAGGCGGTATATCTCCGCAATTGGAAGGTGAAGAAATGAAAGTGCCTTATCCTGGCTTTGACGGCGGCGACAGAACGTCTATTATGCTGCCTAAAGTTCAAACTGAACTGATGAAGGCCTTTAAAGGCACAGGAAAACCGGTAGTTTTTGTAATGATGACAGGTAGCGCGGTTGCTATTCCATGGGAGGCCGAAAATGTGCCAGCTATAGTTAACGCATGGTATGCCGGCCAGTCTGCAGGTACTGCAGTTGCTGATGTGTTATTTGGCGATTATAACCCTGCCGGTCGTTTACCTGTTACCTTCTATAAAGGTGACAGCGACCTACCTGATTTTAACGACTACACCATGACCAACCGCACCTACCGTTACTTTACCGGTACCCCATTATATGGCTTCGGTTACGGCTTAAGCTACACTACATTTAAATATGATGCAGTTACAGCTCCATCCATAGTTAAAAAAGGTAATAAAATGGTAGTTACTGTAACAGTTACCAACACCGGCAAAATGGCCGGCGAAGAGGTTGCGCAGCTTTACTTAACTTACAACAACAATGCGCAGAAAACACCAATAAAAGCGTTAAAAGGCTTTAACCGTATATCGCTTAAAGCAGGGGAGCGCAAAATGGTAACCTTTACCGTTTCTCCATCTGATCTTTCCCTACCTGATGCTAACGGCAAAATCACTCCGCTTAAAGGTAAGTTTACTGTAAGTGTAGGTGGCTCGCAGCCTGATGAAAAGAACGTTACCACCGGTAATATTGTTAAAAAGACGGTTACTATGATGTAA
- a CDS encoding lipid A deacylase LpxR family protein: protein MNNVTRPIPLISKVFFCCLISLAASAQNTYRNQIGNRLDNDQYVDPYNDRYYMAGHLLNFTTVLNSNKDCANLLSGGLVKKTLELEIGQQIYGPFATWARYDFIQDRPYTGYLYAGASLNWLYNNESALKITAQIGTIGRASQAERVQKAFHHAFGLKEPEGWQYQLNNEPGINLEAQYTHLLYRNESEWLDVAATPALRLGNTFSNANAAVQLRIGSIDKLYQSAGTNSRVSMGGDHQKTEFYFFAIPQLSYVAYNATIQGGMFVKDKGPVHFDVEPLVFTQILGLQFSSQRWSASYTAFIRGKEVKSTATGQQYGAIALAYRFGAN, encoded by the coding sequence TTGAACAACGTTACGCGCCCTATCCCCTTAATTTCTAAAGTATTTTTTTGTTGCCTGATAAGTTTAGCAGCTTCGGCGCAAAACACTTACCGCAACCAGATAGGTAACCGTTTAGATAACGACCAATACGTTGACCCATACAATGACCGCTATTACATGGCCGGGCATTTGTTGAATTTTACCACCGTACTAAACAGCAATAAAGATTGTGCTAATTTATTAAGCGGCGGATTGGTAAAAAAAACGCTCGAACTGGAAATTGGCCAGCAAATATACGGCCCCTTTGCTACCTGGGCCCGTTACGATTTTATACAAGACCGCCCATACACTGGTTATCTCTACGCAGGTGCTTCGCTTAATTGGTTGTATAACAACGAAAGCGCTCTTAAAATTACTGCCCAAATTGGAACTATTGGCCGTGCGTCGCAGGCGGAACGGGTGCAAAAGGCCTTTCATCATGCTTTTGGTTTGAAAGAGCCCGAAGGCTGGCAGTACCAGCTAAACAATGAGCCGGGCATTAATCTTGAAGCGCAGTACACTCATTTGCTTTACCGCAATGAAAGTGAGTGGCTTGATGTAGCCGCAACCCCGGCTTTGCGTTTAGGTAATACTTTCAGCAATGCCAATGCTGCTGTGCAGTTGCGGATAGGCAGTATAGATAAGCTTTATCAATCTGCAGGTACTAATAGCAGGGTAAGCATGGGAGGCGATCATCAAAAAACAGAGTTCTACTTTTTTGCCATACCTCAGTTAAGCTATGTAGCTTATAATGCTACTATACAAGGTGGCATGTTTGTTAAAGATAAAGGCCCGGTCCATTTTGATGTGGAGCCTTTGGTATTTACTCAGATTTTAGGCCTGCAATTTTCATCGCAGCGGTGGTCTGCGTCATATACTGCTTTTATAAGGGGAAAGGAAGTAAAAAGCACTGCCACCGGCCAGCAGTATGGCGCCATTGCGCTGGCTTATCGTTTTGGAGCTAATTGA